From the genome of Bartonella sp. M0283:
ACCGTGATGTAATTGGTCATGTCGACCAGCGCATTGATTGGACGCAAACCGATGGCATTAAGGCGGCGTTGTATCCATTTCGGCGACTGGACATTGTTGACGTCACGAATTTCACGCCATGAAAAGCCGAGACACAAAGGTGCCGTATCACCAAAATCAAGTGACACTGTGACCGATGGCTCTCCTTCGCCGGAAACAGAAGGAACTTGAAGCGGCTTCAACTTTCCAATGCCACTTGCTGCAAGATCGCGGGCAATACCATAGACACCTGTACAATCCGGCCGGTTCGGCGTGAGGCCGACATCAATAAGCGGGTCGTTCAGACCATAATAGGCAGCAAATGATTTGCCGACCGGTGCATCGGAGCCAAGTTCGATAATGCCGTTATGTTCATTTGAAAGTTCAAGCTCGCGTTCGGAACACATCATGCCAAAACTTTCGACACCACGTATTTTCCCGACCGACAATGTGACATCAAGCCCCGGAATATAAGCTCCCGGAGGAGCAAAAACCCCGATCAACCCCGCTTTAGCATTAGGAGCACCACAAACCACCTGAAGTGGCTTATTCTCCCCCGTATCGACAGTCAAAATCTGCAAATGATCGGAATCGGGATGTTTTTTGGCTGTCAAAACTTTGGCAATTACAAAAATATCAAAGCTTTTGCGGTCATCGACGCTATCAACCTCAAGGCCTATATCGGTAAGCCGGTCACAAATCTCGCCGAGCGATGCGTCTGTCTCCAGATGATCTTTCAACCAGGACAAAGTAAATTTCATTGTTCAAAACCTCTTTTCAAAACGCAAGACGCGGGTGTGAGTTTATGAATTGCTAAGACCGCCAAAAAGTGTCGGCACATCAAGCGGACGGAAACCGTAATGTTGGATCCAGCGTATATCGGCGTCAAAAAATGCGCGCAAATCCGGCATGCCATATTTCAACATGGCGATACGGTCGATTCCCATGCCCCAGGCAAAGCCCTGATATTCATCCGGATCAAAACCGACATTTTTCAACACATTCGGGTGCACCATGCCGCAGCCCAATATTTCGAGCCAGTCATTGCCCTCACCGAATTTTACTTCTGTACCGGAGCGGTCACATTGAATATCGACTTCCATAGACGGTTCGGTGAAAGGAAAGAACGAAGGGCGAAAACGCATCTTCAACGAAGGCACTTCAAAAAACGCCTTACAGAATTCTTCATGCACCCACATAATATTGGCAATGGTCGACTTTTTATCGACAACCAGTCCTTCTACCTGATGGAACATCGGCGAATGGGTGGCATCCGAATCCATACGATAGGTTTTCCCCGGAATGACAATGCGGATTGGCGGTTTTTGCTTTTCCATCGTGCGAACCTGAACAGGCGATGTATGTGTGCGCAAAAGCCGCTTTTCGCCTTTCTCGTCGGGATTGAAAAAGAAGGTATCATGCATTTCGCGGGCAGGATGGCCTTCCGGAAAGTTGAGTGCGGTAAAGTTATAATAATCGGTTTCGATATCCGGCCCTTCGGCAATGGAAAAGCCCATATCGGCGTAAATGGCGGTAATCTCGTCAATCACCTGAGAAATAGGGTGGATACGACCACGCGCTTCAGGGGAAAGGCGAACCGGCAATGTAACATCGACTGTTTCATTTTTGAGCCGTGCTTCGGTAGCCGCCCTTTTCAGCGCGGTACGTTTTTCGCCCAAAAGCTCCAAAACCCGATTTTTCAAACCGTTTATCATCGGTCCGGCTTTCTGGCGCTCTTCTGCGCTCATACCACCAAGGCTTTTAAGTTTTTCCGAAACACTGCCCTTTTTTCCGAGGGCGCTGACACGCACTGCTTCCAGTGCCTGCTCGTCTTGTGCAGCGTCGATTGCCGCACAGATTTCTTTTTCCAGACTATCAATATCGTTCATGTCTTTGCCTGTTCTTTAAAGTGGATGTCTGTTTTTCAAATTGGAAGAAAGAAACTCCGTAGCGCTTAACATACGTTTGCCATCGCCACCAAGATAAATAAACCTGGCCAACTTCAACGGAGTAATAAAAATAGAAAAAAACCGGACAATTTTTTCAAGTTGTTTCAAGGTTTCAGGGGAAACCTGTTTTTTCCACGCCTCGAAAGCCGCATTATCGGTTTTGTTTTTTTCAAGTGATTGTGCCGACACTTGAAAAAATAACAACCACGCGTCACGTGCCTGCGCTGTGGGAATTGGCATCACTGCTTCCGGCTCTTCCTCAAAATCGAAAAAACCCAGCTCATTTCCTGCCATAAACATATCACGCGGATGCGGCCTGCCGTGGACAAGTCCTGCGTGATGTACTTTTCCTAAAGCTTCACCGCATTGAATCAATAATTTCTCGTGTGCCTCGCCATCGTTCTTTTTTAAAAAATCAAGGCGTTTTTGCACCGTTTGGCCAACATCGGAAATCATCAAAGCCGGTCCATCAATAGCAAGTATTTCGGGAACCGCTATACCTGCCTTCCTGAACTTTTCAATTTTGCGTATTTCCTGCCCGTTCATGGCGAGAGCGTCACGCAATGGCGAAGATTTCATAAAAGCTGCCGGTAATAAAAACGATAAACTGCCATGAAGCCGCTTGCCCCACGGACGCTTTTCAATTCCCTGCCGCTTGATCCAGACCTTTTTGCCCTCGCGCATGACACCGGCAATGCGTTTTCCCTCACAAGATTGAAAAAGCTTCTTGTCAGTATCGCTCAGTGGCTTGGATATGAAAGGATTTATCTCGCTCATAACGCCTCAAAAACAAAAACCCGCAACCGGTTTTAACCAGTGCGGGTTCCGAAAGAATGTTCTGTTTTTTAAAGGAACGCGACCGGCTTACTTGACGGCGCCTTCAAAAGCATTCGGTGTGGTTTTCTTCAAATATTCCAATGCCTTTTTTGCCGAAGCAACAAGCTTGGAGAATGTTGCGGGCTCATGAATAGCAATATCTGAAAGAACCTTGCGGTCGATCTCGATTCCTGCCTTGGCAAGACCGTCGATGAAACGGCCATAAGTCAAGCCCTCAAGACGGACAGCAGCATTGATACGCTGGATCCACAATGCGCGGAAACTGCGCTTGCGATTTTTGCGATCGCGATAGGCATATTGCCGTGAACGGTCGACAGCAGCTTTGGCTGTACGGATCGTATTTTTACGACGTCCGTAAAAACCTTCAGCAAGTTTGATAACTTTTTTGTGTTTGGCGTGTGCAGTTACGCCGCGTTTTACGCGTGCCATGTCATAATCTCCTTAAGAGCTAACTTTTAAAGGCCGTTCGGCAAATAGTTTTTGATGATTTTCTTGGCGTCAGGTGCACCAAGAACCATGGTGCCACGTGCATCACGCAAAAACTGGTTGGAACGTTTGATCATGCCATGCTGCTTGCCTGCGGCAGCTGCCTTGATTTTGCCTGTAGCAGTAATTTTGAACCGCTTTTTGGCAGCCGATTTGGTCTTCATTTTGGGCATTTTGCTTCTCCATTGTTGTGATTGATGTTCGTACTGACCAAAGTACGAACAAGCATAAAAGTCGTCACGGCATGCCCTGCCGGACGGCTTGAACTGGGTTCTCATAAAACAGAGCCTCACAAATAGCAAGCAGACTTTTATGTAAAATACTTTTTTTCATGGCGCAAAAGCCAGTCTTTACGCCATAAACCGCCACCATAACCGGTAAGCGTCCCATCTGCACCGATCACCCGATGGCAGGGGATGATAATTGCAATCTGGTTTTTGCCGTTTGCCCGCGCCACAGCCCGCATAGCTGTCGGTCTATCCAAGGCGCGCGCCAATTCACTATAAGAGCGTGTTTCTCCCGCCGGTATTTGGCGCAAAGCCTCCCAGACAAGGGGGGCAAAGCCACCAGAAACTTTGGCAAGCGGTGTTTCAAAATGGCAGCTTTTTCCTTGATAATAATCGGCCAACTCGGCTTCTACCTTGTCGATGACACTGGTTCTTTCAAAACTGATGGAAGAGCGCGTGACTGCTTGCAATTTTTTCAGTTCTGTCAACAGCCCCTTCCGGTCGAAAAACTCCAAGAGATGCAAGACATGTTGGTCACTGACAGCAAGCATTTCGCCTATCGGCGTTTCAATCCATGCCGCTTTTAAAAGAGTGCGGTTTTGTATGGCTTTTGGTGGATGACCGATGAGCTTGAGAATTGCCTCGCGAAAGCCACTTCCCGAATCGTAACCGGCGGAAAGTTGTGCTTCAATCACCGGCTGACCATGGGACAGCAGCGCTGCACCACGGCTTGCTCTTTTCAAGCGCGCAAATTCCAGAAATGTCATGCCGATCTGGCGTTTAAAAATGCGCCGCACCGTGGAAGGGTCAATTCCCATCCGTACAATGTCATCTTCCGACCATATGTGATCGGGATTTTCATCAAGTTTCGCCATCAAATCACGAAAAAGCGGATCAACGTGACCACCTGCTTCGAGCGGGTGGCATTTCAGGCAAGGCCGGTAGCCCTGTTCAAGACAAGCAGCCGCACTGTCACAGAAAAAGACATTTTCCCGCTTGGGCTTTCGCGCCGGACACGACAGACGACAAAAAATACCTGTCGTTGTCACGCAAACAAAGACATGCCCGTCATAGGAGCGATCACGGTTGATCAGAGCTTTATAAAGCTGGTCTGTATTATTGGTTAGAAGTGTCATGGCCATTTATATAAGCTAAAAAAAAGCAATTGTGCGCCGAAAAA
Proteins encoded in this window:
- the pheS gene encoding phenylalanine--tRNA ligase subunit alpha, with amino-acid sequence MNDIDSLEKEICAAIDAAQDEQALEAVRVSALGKKGSVSEKLKSLGGMSAEERQKAGPMINGLKNRVLELLGEKRTALKRAATEARLKNETVDVTLPVRLSPEARGRIHPISQVIDEITAIYADMGFSIAEGPDIETDYYNFTALNFPEGHPAREMHDTFFFNPDEKGEKRLLRTHTSPVQVRTMEKQKPPIRIVIPGKTYRMDSDATHSPMFHQVEGLVVDKKSTIANIMWVHEEFCKAFFEVPSLKMRFRPSFFPFTEPSMEVDIQCDRSGTEVKFGEGNDWLEILGCGMVHPNVLKNVGFDPDEYQGFAWGMGIDRIAMLKYGMPDLRAFFDADIRWIQHYGFRPLDVPTLFGGLSNS
- a CDS encoding serine/threonine protein phosphatase, translated to MSEINPFISKPLSDTDKKLFQSCEGKRIAGVMREGKKVWIKRQGIEKRPWGKRLHGSLSFLLPAAFMKSSPLRDALAMNGQEIRKIEKFRKAGIAVPEILAIDGPALMISDVGQTVQKRLDFLKKNDGEAHEKLLIQCGEALGKVHHAGLVHGRPHPRDMFMAGNELGFFDFEEEPEAVMPIPTAQARDAWLLFFQVSAQSLEKNKTDNAAFEAWKKQVSPETLKQLEKIVRFFSIFITPLKLARFIYLGGDGKRMLSATEFLSSNLKNRHPL
- the rplT gene encoding 50S ribosomal protein L20, with amino-acid sequence MARVKRGVTAHAKHKKVIKLAEGFYGRRKNTIRTAKAAVDRSRQYAYRDRKNRKRSFRALWIQRINAAVRLEGLTYGRFIDGLAKAGIEIDRKVLSDIAIHEPATFSKLVASAKKALEYLKKTTPNAFEGAVK
- the rpmI gene encoding 50S ribosomal protein L35, whose amino-acid sequence is MPKMKTKSAAKKRFKITATGKIKAAAAGKQHGMIKRSNQFLRDARGTMVLGAPDAKKIIKNYLPNGL
- a CDS encoding bifunctional transcriptional activator/DNA repair enzyme AdaA, translating into MTLLTNNTDQLYKALINRDRSYDGHVFVCVTTTGIFCRLSCPARKPKRENVFFCDSAAACLEQGYRPCLKCHPLEAGGHVDPLFRDLMAKLDENPDHIWSEDDIVRMGIDPSTVRRIFKRQIGMTFLEFARLKRASRGAALLSHGQPVIEAQLSAGYDSGSGFREAILKLIGHPPKAIQNRTLLKAAWIETPIGEMLAVSDQHVLHLLEFFDRKGLLTELKKLQAVTRSSISFERTSVIDKVEAELADYYQGKSCHFETPLAKVSGGFAPLVWEALRQIPAGETRSYSELARALDRPTAMRAVARANGKNQIAIIIPCHRVIGADGTLTGYGGGLWRKDWLLRHEKKYFT